One window from the genome of Bdellovibrio sp. NC01 encodes:
- a CDS encoding M28 family peptidase: MKTAAMTALLFVAAVSAQAHVATLENFTAKPILADLKDLQALNIPVVAKEESSQVGYAVVTPQMQQRLQEYAHANGKCGGFEDVSQDMQGTTLVSEGFSKMLSNLAELKQKNDLYERAPFRALVAQQNPALTAAIDEISVTNMQETVNWLSSFPTRYNKASQPNIHVEEMKKRLEAMLATSKIPYEVSLIDHTSTKQKSVRVRLTGSQRPNEIVVLGGHLDSINMSWGGGDKAPGADDNASGSSNIYEALRIVSQKAQPQRTVDFFWYAGEESGLLGSAEIAKTYKAQKADVVAVLQLDMTLFPGSGELVIGSMNDFTSSWLRDYLKANNETYIKARIVDDKCGYGCSDHASWYRQGYPTLMPFESKMNDSNSNIHTARDLVTKDSNFNHSVAYTKIALLFAMDLANSTARQPF, from the coding sequence ATGAAAACAGCAGCCATGACGGCTCTTTTATTCGTCGCAGCAGTTTCCGCTCAAGCTCATGTAGCCACTCTTGAAAATTTCACGGCTAAACCAATCTTGGCAGATCTTAAAGATCTTCAAGCGTTGAACATCCCAGTCGTAGCGAAAGAGGAATCTTCGCAAGTGGGTTATGCGGTAGTCACTCCGCAAATGCAACAACGTCTTCAAGAATACGCTCACGCCAATGGCAAATGCGGTGGTTTTGAAGATGTTTCCCAAGATATGCAGGGCACAACTCTGGTTTCAGAGGGTTTTTCAAAAATGTTGAGCAATTTGGCAGAGCTTAAACAGAAGAACGATTTGTACGAGCGTGCTCCATTCCGTGCTTTGGTAGCCCAGCAAAATCCTGCTTTGACGGCTGCAATTGATGAAATCAGCGTCACAAACATGCAAGAGACTGTGAACTGGTTGTCGTCTTTCCCAACTCGTTACAACAAAGCTTCTCAACCAAACATCCACGTTGAAGAAATGAAGAAGCGTTTGGAAGCGATGCTTGCAACTTCTAAAATTCCTTACGAAGTTTCATTGATCGATCACACTAGCACGAAACAAAAATCAGTTCGTGTGCGCTTGACGGGTAGCCAAAGACCAAACGAAATCGTGGTCCTGGGTGGTCACTTGGATTCAATCAACATGTCTTGGGGTGGTGGTGATAAAGCTCCGGGTGCTGATGACAACGCTTCGGGTTCTTCAAATATTTACGAAGCGCTTCGTATCGTTTCACAAAAAGCTCAACCACAACGTACTGTTGATTTCTTCTGGTACGCAGGTGAAGAGTCAGGTCTTTTGGGTTCAGCAGAGATCGCAAAAACTTATAAAGCACAAAAAGCAGATGTTGTTGCAGTTCTTCAATTGGATATGACGCTGTTCCCAGGTTCTGGTGAACTCGTGATCGGTTCAATGAATGACTTCACTAGCTCTTGGTTGCGTGATTATTTGAAAGCGAATAACGAAACTTATATCAAAGCTCGTATCGTTGACGATAAGTGCGGATACGGCTGCAGCGATCACGCTTCTTGGTACAGACAAGGTTACCCAACGTTGATGCCGTTTGAATCTAAAATGAACGATTCAAATTCAAACATCCACACAGCACGCGATCTTGTGACGAAGGATTCAAACTTCAATCACTCTGTGGCTTACACAAAAATCGCATTGTTGTTTGCAATGGACTTGGCTAATAGCACGGCTCGCCAGCCGTTCTAA
- a CDS encoding HPF/RaiA family ribosome-associated protein, which yields MQTDIYYRDVTRTENLEDFLMERLEAACGNFFKYDSAAHLTVRVETDRHRTGARKPSYTCEVILKPTKSKGVIKIRKSDVSFKRAVALTVSSLKTVLRRHSSKRSDHRKYDPMLDYVPEWGEEQQLLSVIPA from the coding sequence ATGCAAACAGACATCTACTACAGAGACGTCACACGTACTGAAAACCTTGAAGACTTTTTGATGGAAAGACTTGAAGCCGCTTGCGGAAACTTTTTCAAGTACGATAGTGCCGCTCACCTCACAGTGCGAGTTGAAACCGATCGACATAGAACGGGAGCTCGCAAACCAAGCTATACTTGTGAGGTGATTTTGAAACCTACCAAATCCAAAGGGGTGATCAAAATCAGAAAGTCTGATGTAAGTTTTAAACGTGCGGTCGCTTTAACAGTTTCCTCTTTGAAAACTGTATTAAGAAGACACTCTTCAAAACGAAGTGATCACCGTAAATACGATCCGATGTTGGATTACGTTCCTGAATGGGGCGAAGAACAACAATTATTAAGTGTAATACCAGCTTAA
- a CDS encoding Bd3614 family nucleic acid deaminase, with the protein MSAEKRAEHLAFLLAKPGFELAFVEHKERVFFALYPKNAAAAPSSAVVKLLQGLFDQHVDHSFFILRNRIFATAALSEMCTGMVKVVAKRATGNILARDHALEITSQLIQIGEAKDSLYPVSHLNLENQVSVVDVEKYFGAHRADGNHQSYLMAATRLAKNIARGDVLHDYDRDIAALLVSRDGQLLGFGLNSNSKNKTLHAEVNLLQRYFKEHGHGIPEDAILYSTHKPCKMCAGMIYQASGRSQRLQVIYLHEEDGSLSRATILDQLKLSKQLPLTALEIAMADKN; encoded by the coding sequence ATGTCTGCGGAAAAAAGAGCCGAACATTTAGCATTTTTACTGGCAAAGCCTGGCTTTGAGCTCGCTTTTGTTGAGCATAAAGAACGAGTTTTCTTTGCCCTGTATCCTAAAAATGCGGCGGCAGCTCCTTCGTCGGCCGTCGTGAAGTTGCTGCAAGGGCTTTTTGATCAGCATGTGGATCACAGCTTTTTTATTCTGCGCAATCGTATTTTTGCGACAGCCGCTTTAAGTGAAATGTGTACCGGAATGGTCAAGGTCGTTGCAAAACGCGCGACGGGAAATATTTTGGCGCGGGATCATGCCTTAGAAATCACGTCGCAATTAATCCAAATTGGAGAAGCGAAAGACTCGCTTTATCCTGTCAGTCATCTTAACTTGGAAAATCAAGTTTCTGTGGTTGATGTTGAAAAATATTTTGGAGCGCATCGTGCTGATGGCAATCATCAAAGTTATTTGATGGCGGCGACCCGGTTAGCAAAAAATATTGCCAGGGGAGACGTGCTGCACGACTACGATCGCGATATTGCAGCTTTGTTGGTAAGCCGCGACGGGCAGCTTTTGGGGTTTGGTTTAAATTCAAATTCCAAAAATAAAACTCTTCATGCGGAAGTAAATTTACTGCAACGCTATTTTAAAGAACATGGCCATGGTATTCCTGAAGACGCTATTCTGTATAGCACGCATAAGCCTTGTAAGATGTGCGCAGGGATGATTTACCAGGCCAGTGGTCGCTCGCAACGACTGCAAGTTATTTATCTGCACGAAGAAGACGGCAGCTTATCGCGTGCAACGATTCTTGATCAGCTTAAGCTTAGTAAGCAACTTCCGCTGACGGCTCTTGAAATTGCGATGGCAGATAAGAATTAA
- a CDS encoding class I SAM-dependent methyltransferase, which produces MDMIKNRLEKNYKKLKAWADRQKIEAYRLYDRDIPEYPYIVDIYKDHYVIYDKSDFIKDKDKNHLPHVVDAVKALFKCEEDKVVVKKRERQEGLNQYEKISAKNETMSVRESQALLKVNLYDYLDTGLFLDHRPMRQKVFKTVEGKKFLNLFCYTGSVSVFAALGGARTTSVDMSQTYLRWAQDNFDLNQIDLGSHSFVNENVIEWLHQNRHSKKFDVIFLDPPTFSNSKKMNESFEVERDQDFLVDSCMQMLLPEGILYFSNNKRKFKLSPSVLSKYKVKDITEESIPQDFHDKKIHNCFEIKNS; this is translated from the coding sequence ATGGACATGATCAAAAATCGCCTCGAAAAGAATTATAAGAAACTTAAAGCCTGGGCTGACCGCCAAAAAATCGAAGCTTACCGTCTGTATGATCGTGATATTCCAGAATATCCCTACATCGTTGATATCTATAAAGATCACTATGTCATCTATGACAAATCGGATTTCATCAAAGACAAAGATAAAAACCATCTTCCGCACGTTGTGGATGCTGTAAAAGCGCTGTTCAAATGCGAAGAAGACAAAGTGGTCGTAAAAAAACGCGAGCGCCAAGAAGGTTTGAATCAATACGAAAAGATCTCTGCGAAAAATGAGACGATGTCGGTCCGCGAATCGCAAGCGCTGTTGAAAGTAAATCTGTACGATTATTTGGATACAGGTTTGTTCTTGGATCACCGTCCAATGCGCCAAAAAGTTTTTAAAACCGTAGAAGGTAAAAAGTTTTTAAACCTGTTCTGCTACACAGGTTCTGTCAGTGTATTTGCGGCCCTGGGTGGCGCCCGCACGACAAGTGTGGACATGTCGCAAACATACTTGCGTTGGGCTCAAGACAACTTTGACTTGAATCAAATCGACCTAGGATCACATAGTTTTGTGAATGAAAATGTCATCGAGTGGCTCCACCAAAATCGCCATTCTAAAAAATTCGACGTGATCTTTTTGGATCCGCCAACGTTTTCAAACTCAAAAAAGATGAATGAAAGCTTCGAAGTCGAACGCGATCAGGACTTTCTTGTCGACAGTTGCATGCAAATGCTTTTACCAGAGGGCATTTTGTACTTTTCTAACAACAAAAGAAAATTCAAATTAAGCCCGAGCGTCCTGTCGAAGTACAAGGTCAAAGACATCACGGAAGAGTCGATTCCTCAAGATTTCCATGACAAAAAAATCCACAACTGTTTTGAGATTAAGAACTCTTAA
- a CDS encoding LysR family transcriptional regulator — MFNYNHLYYFYVTAKLGGVSNAASYLHISQPSLSSQLKVFESSLGKKLFRKEGRKLQLTGEGEKAFAYARKMFDIAADFAESLKTPTEKLNQRIRIGISDQVERPFIADLLSPIIATKRKAQERIFSISSGSDEELGKALRSQEIDLVLTNRTVYSEDVQELASVAMPVRLMVSTQNLKNFKMRISKNTTASDFIQAAPWGFVMPSTRLKLRHETDVYMQEIKARKRIVFESDIMSVVGRAIVDGAGFGFLPVPYMLEEIKMGLISQIGPRKGYWEHKLSLVARKESHYDEAIEDVRTAVKSMERWT, encoded by the coding sequence ATGTTCAACTACAACCACCTATATTACTTTTATGTAACGGCAAAGCTAGGCGGAGTCAGCAACGCCGCTTCCTACCTGCACATTAGTCAACCGTCACTCAGTTCACAGCTAAAAGTATTCGAATCTTCATTGGGAAAAAAACTTTTCCGCAAAGAGGGAAGAAAATTGCAGCTGACTGGTGAAGGAGAAAAAGCGTTCGCGTACGCACGTAAAATGTTTGATATCGCCGCTGACTTCGCAGAGTCGTTGAAGACTCCGACAGAGAAATTAAATCAGCGCATTCGTATCGGCATCAGTGATCAAGTGGAAAGGCCATTCATCGCCGATCTTCTGAGTCCCATTATTGCGACAAAACGAAAGGCGCAAGAGCGTATTTTTTCAATAAGTTCTGGCAGCGATGAAGAATTGGGAAAAGCCTTACGTAGTCAGGAAATTGATCTTGTTCTGACAAACAGAACTGTCTATTCGGAAGACGTGCAAGAGCTTGCATCTGTTGCGATGCCCGTGCGTTTGATGGTATCGACGCAAAATTTAAAAAACTTCAAAATGCGTATTTCAAAAAACACCACGGCTTCTGATTTTATTCAGGCAGCACCGTGGGGTTTTGTAATGCCATCAACGCGATTGAAATTGCGTCACGAAACGGACGTCTACATGCAAGAGATTAAAGCGCGTAAACGCATCGTCTTTGAGTCTGATATCATGTCTGTCGTCGGTCGTGCGATTGTCGATGGCGCAGGTTTTGGTTTTCTTCCAGTACCCTATATGCTGGAAGAAATAAAAATGGGCCTGATCAGTCAGATCGGCCCACGTAAAGGATATTGGGAACATAAATTATCTTTGGTCGCTCGCAAGGAATCCCATTATGACGAAGCGATCGAAGATGTACGTACCGCGGTTAAGTCGATGGAACGTTGGACTTAG
- a CDS encoding superoxide dismutase: MFKLPQLPYAKTDLAPLFNEEQMTYHYDKHHKAYIDNLNKAMETDSSLKGKSLEEIVTSSSGANFNNSAQAWNHTFFWFNMAPNGKGGAPSADLEAAIKRDFGSMDELKAKFVDGGVKTFGSGWIWLCTDASGKLSLVSTSNAAVPFTNNGPTPLMVADVWEHAYYVDYRNLRAKYLETFWSQINWAFVSENFASKKVRDLTKSMT; this comes from the coding sequence ATGTTCAAACTTCCACAACTCCCATACGCTAAAACTGATTTGGCTCCTTTGTTCAACGAAGAACAAATGACTTATCACTACGACAAACATCACAAAGCGTATATCGACAATCTTAACAAGGCGATGGAAACAGATTCTTCTCTTAAAGGTAAATCTTTGGAAGAAATCGTAACTTCATCTTCAGGTGCGAACTTCAACAATTCAGCACAAGCATGGAACCACACATTCTTCTGGTTCAACATGGCTCCAAACGGAAAAGGTGGCGCGCCATCTGCTGATCTAGAAGCTGCGATCAAACGCGACTTCGGTTCAATGGATGAGTTGAAAGCTAAATTCGTTGACGGCGGTGTTAAAACTTTCGGATCTGGCTGGATCTGGTTGTGCACTGATGCTTCAGGCAAATTGAGCTTGGTATCAACTTCAAACGCAGCAGTTCCATTCACAAACAACGGCCCAACTCCATTGATGGTTGCTGACGTTTGGGAACACGCTTACTACGTTGATTACAGAAACCTTCGCGCAAAATACCTTGAGACTTTCTGGTCTCAAATCAACTGGGCATTCGTTTCTGAAAACTTCGCATCTAAAAAAGTTCGCGATTTGACGAAATCAATGACGTAA
- a CDS encoding flavodoxin family protein encodes MKKNLVRDILVLNGSPNGNSGNCATLIKHLEKMTKGQASLDVIHLAKSAYGLSLKKKIEKAQAVIFVTGTYWDSWGSPMQKLLEQMTELEATPALVGKPCAVFVLMHSVGGKSVLSRLQGVLSTMGFLIPPMSGMVYSLVNDIALKGKSTHAQDFWQMDDAHLILANLYHACDLKVEWTTWPVDKADPRRRWLKP; translated from the coding sequence ATGAAGAAGAATTTAGTTCGAGATATTTTGGTTCTTAACGGAAGTCCCAATGGAAACTCTGGGAATTGTGCGACCTTGATTAAACATCTTGAAAAGATGACCAAAGGGCAGGCGAGTCTTGATGTTATTCATCTTGCGAAGAGTGCTTATGGGCTTTCGTTAAAAAAGAAAATTGAAAAGGCGCAGGCTGTGATTTTTGTCACGGGGACTTACTGGGATTCTTGGGGCAGTCCGATGCAAAAATTGCTTGAGCAGATGACGGAGCTTGAGGCAACGCCTGCGCTTGTTGGTAAGCCCTGTGCAGTCTTCGTGTTGATGCATTCCGTGGGCGGTAAATCCGTGCTGTCGCGTTTACAGGGCGTTCTTTCAACGATGGGCTTCTTGATCCCGCCAATGAGTGGAATGGTTTATTCGCTTGTGAATGATATTGCGCTAAAAGGGAAAAGCACTCATGCCCAGGATTTTTGGCAGATGGATGATGCGCATTTGATTTTAGCAAATCTTTACCATGCGTGTGATTTGAAAGTCGAATGGACGACATGGCCTGTTGATAAAGCTGATCCACGCAGAAGATGGCTTAAACCGTAA
- the speE gene encoding polyamine aminopropyltransferase, translated as MKALGRHILVEFSGCNAEVLNDVSIIERSMIEAAQIAGATVINSTFHHFSPWGVSGVVVIQESHLAIHTWPEYRYAAVDLFTCGESVDPWVSFEHLKKAFQANYSAIEMNRGSLHVIQKTDFQPKVMREKPSFDLSKGAQIERNVWFTDKDENQALSLRYTGEVLFDETNPFQRVRVLDSYSHGKFLAINNMVMCTERDEFHYHEMITHPVMQTHGNAKNVLVIGGGDGGTIRELFKYDQIEKVTMVEIDEAVVRASKAHLPGIASEFGNAKLNLIIGDGIQFVKDAKPGTYDVIIVDGSDPVGPAQGLFTAEFYNNCKTALKDGGLVVTQGESPMFHEGTFVELNHCLKGIFGKNSVHTMLFHATTYPSGMWSLQVGVKGSSHPAKDFNKDKARQFSLAKGLKYYNEDLHTAAFSLPTFVKTMLGDNA; from the coding sequence TTGAAAGCTTTAGGTCGCCATATTTTGGTTGAGTTCAGTGGTTGTAACGCAGAGGTATTAAACGACGTTTCGATCATTGAAAGAAGTATGATTGAGGCGGCTCAAATCGCAGGCGCTACGGTTATCAATTCCACTTTCCATCATTTCTCTCCATGGGGCGTGAGTGGCGTTGTTGTTATCCAAGAAAGCCATCTTGCGATTCATACATGGCCTGAATACAGATATGCAGCAGTGGATCTTTTCACTTGCGGCGAATCTGTTGATCCATGGGTTTCTTTTGAACATTTGAAAAAAGCATTCCAAGCAAACTACTCTGCGATTGAAATGAATCGTGGTTCTTTGCACGTCATTCAAAAAACAGATTTCCAACCAAAAGTAATGCGCGAAAAACCTTCTTTCGATTTGTCTAAAGGTGCACAAATCGAACGCAACGTTTGGTTCACTGATAAAGATGAAAACCAAGCATTGTCTTTGCGCTACACAGGCGAAGTTTTGTTCGACGAAACAAATCCGTTCCAACGTGTTCGCGTTTTGGATTCTTACTCTCACGGTAAATTCTTGGCGATCAACAACATGGTTATGTGCACAGAGCGTGATGAATTCCACTATCACGAAATGATCACTCACCCAGTGATGCAAACGCACGGTAACGCGAAAAACGTTTTGGTTATCGGTGGTGGCGACGGCGGAACTATTCGCGAGTTGTTCAAATACGACCAAATCGAAAAAGTCACGATGGTTGAAATCGATGAAGCTGTTGTTCGCGCTTCAAAAGCACACCTTCCAGGTATCGCTTCTGAGTTCGGCAATGCAAAATTGAATTTGATTATCGGTGACGGTATCCAATTCGTGAAAGACGCAAAACCAGGAACATACGATGTGATCATCGTAGATGGTTCGGACCCAGTAGGTCCTGCGCAAGGTTTATTCACTGCGGAGTTCTATAACAACTGTAAAACGGCATTGAAAGATGGCGGTTTGGTTGTGACTCAAGGTGAATCTCCAATGTTCCACGAAGGCACTTTCGTTGAATTGAATCACTGCTTGAAGGGCATCTTCGGTAAGAACAGCGTACACACTATGTTGTTCCATGCGACAACTTACCCATCAGGTATGTGGAGCTTGCAAGTAGGTGTTAAAGGCTCAAGCCACCCTGCGAAAGACTTCAATAAAGACAAAGCGCGCCAATTCTCACTAGCCAAAGGTCTTAAGTACTACAATGAAGACCTTCACACGGCAGCATTTAGCCTTCCAACATTCGTAAAAACGATGCTTGGCGATAATGCTTAA
- a CDS encoding B12-binding domain-containing radical SAM protein: MNNEILLVTLNSSYAHSSFGLRYLYANLQDLQSRAQIIEFTTAKAPRDICEALLAKKPKVIGLGVYIWNADESLELVSLLKKVSPETIVVLGGPEVSHEAEGQKICQIADYTIKGEGDFLFHEFCHNYLNLGVLPDRKIISGPVPDIKTIRSPYSYYTDEDIKNRVIYVEVSRGCPYRCEYCLSSLDKAVRSFDIPAFLADIEQLLERGARQFKFIDRTFNLSPTTCTTILQFFLDRIHLGLFLHFEMVPDRLPNEIRELIKKFPAGSLQFEIGIQTWNTEVAKLVSRRNDLEKVKDNFKFLSTETGVHTHADLIVGLPGEDLESFARGFDILSTVTPDEIQVGILKRLKGAPIARHDKEWEMVYADQPPFQILRTKTMSFETLQKMNRFAKFWDLYANSGNFKAFTAMLRERSTRRETPSFFWEFFAFVEFMSARHSQHFGISLQSLFESAMAYLTDSLQWKPEDARDLILVDYRATGKIDLPKFLRVGDMAMEQKKHVDANGEKSNLPKRQQRHLAKAENQSS, from the coding sequence ATGAACAACGAGATTTTATTAGTCACGCTGAACTCTTCTTACGCTCACTCTTCATTTGGTTTGCGATACCTTTATGCGAACCTTCAAGATCTACAGTCACGTGCTCAAATCATCGAATTCACGACTGCCAAAGCTCCCCGCGATATTTGCGAAGCGCTGTTGGCAAAAAAACCTAAAGTGATTGGCCTTGGCGTATACATTTGGAATGCCGATGAATCTTTGGAACTGGTTTCTTTATTGAAGAAAGTCAGCCCTGAAACAATCGTCGTTTTAGGGGGCCCTGAGGTCAGCCATGAAGCAGAGGGACAAAAAATCTGCCAGATCGCTGACTACACAATCAAGGGCGAAGGCGACTTCCTTTTCCATGAGTTTTGCCATAATTACCTGAATCTTGGTGTACTTCCTGATCGCAAAATCATTTCAGGCCCTGTGCCAGACATTAAAACGATTCGTTCGCCTTATTCGTACTATACCGATGAGGATATCAAAAATCGTGTGATCTATGTGGAAGTGTCACGTGGTTGCCCGTATCGCTGTGAATATTGCCTGTCGTCTTTAGACAAAGCCGTGCGCAGTTTCGATATTCCCGCATTCTTGGCAGATATCGAACAACTGCTTGAACGTGGTGCCCGCCAATTTAAGTTTATTGATCGTACTTTCAATTTAAGTCCGACAACGTGTACGACCATCTTGCAATTCTTTTTGGATCGCATTCATCTTGGTTTATTCCTGCATTTCGAAATGGTGCCGGATCGCTTGCCCAATGAAATTCGTGAGCTGATTAAAAAATTCCCTGCAGGTTCTTTGCAATTTGAAATCGGTATTCAAACTTGGAATACGGAAGTTGCAAAACTTGTGAGTCGTCGTAACGATCTTGAAAAAGTAAAAGACAATTTCAAATTCCTTTCGACAGAAACTGGCGTCCATACTCACGCGGATCTTATCGTAGGTCTTCCTGGCGAAGATCTTGAAAGTTTCGCTCGTGGCTTCGACATTCTTTCAACGGTGACACCGGATGAAATTCAAGTCGGCATCCTGAAACGTCTAAAAGGCGCGCCGATTGCTCGTCACGATAAAGAGTGGGAAATGGTTTACGCCGATCAACCGCCATTCCAAATCTTACGCACAAAAACGATGAGCTTTGAAACTTTGCAAAAGATGAATCGCTTTGCGAAGTTCTGGGACTTGTATGCGAATAGCGGGAACTTTAAAGCGTTCACAGCGATGTTGCGCGAACGCTCCACTCGTCGTGAAACTCCATCGTTCTTCTGGGAATTCTTCGCGTTTGTGGAGTTCATGTCGGCTCGTCACTCGCAACATTTTGGTATTTCTTTACAAAGCTTGTTTGAATCGGCGATGGCGTACTTGACTGACAGCTTACAGTGGAAGCCCGAAGACGCTCGCGATTTGATTTTAGTTGATTACCGCGCGACTGGAAAAATTGATTTACCAAAATTCTTGCGCGTCGGCGACATGGCTATGGAACAAAAGAAGCATGTCGATGCCAACGGCGAAAAAAGCAATCTTCCTAAAAGGCAGCAGCGACATTTGGCGAAAGCCGAGAATCAGTCTTCGTAA
- a CDS encoding BON domain-containing protein, with protein MTNTLLFKNQIDNELSRKIRDRLKWDKRVSVADIEVFVRGCNVIVTGFVDTAYKKNAALEVVSDTEGVWSIEDRIVVPADYFRSDEEIRNILNNQVAEMIKLGGEHIEIDVIDSVVTLRGEVFRPRLKAMAVASAWELSGVRDVLNLIQILEPPRRVPLFITDKNFAAFFQESKDSDAVEDTTN; from the coding sequence ATGACGAATACTCTTTTATTTAAAAACCAAATCGACAACGAATTGTCTCGCAAAATTCGCGATCGCTTGAAATGGGACAAAAGAGTGAGCGTGGCTGATATTGAAGTCTTCGTTCGTGGTTGTAACGTCATAGTCACAGGCTTTGTCGATACAGCATATAAGAAAAATGCCGCGCTTGAGGTGGTCTCTGATACGGAAGGCGTATGGTCCATCGAGGATCGCATAGTGGTCCCCGCGGATTATTTCCGAAGCGACGAAGAAATCAGAAATATTCTGAATAATCAGGTGGCGGAAATGATTAAACTTGGTGGAGAGCATATCGAAATTGATGTTATCGATTCCGTTGTCACTCTTCGCGGAGAAGTCTTCCGCCCACGATTAAAAGCGATGGCTGTTGCATCGGCTTGGGAACTCTCGGGAGTGAGGGACGTCCTCAATCTCATCCAGATTCTGGAACCTCCTCGCCGAGTTCCCCTTTTTATTACTGACAAAAATTTCGCTGCGTTCTTTCAAGAATCGAAAGACTCCGACGCAGTTGAAGACACGACTAATTAA
- the ubiG gene encoding bifunctional 2-polyprenyl-6-hydroxyphenol methylase/3-demethylubiquinol 3-O-methyltransferase UbiG — translation MKADNEVVNNDLYKELGERWYKATDDPVALLRHQNDLTTPWILAEIRKYIGYHAEILDVGCGAGFFSNEAAKAGHTITGIDIAPEALKVAELHDATKSVRYEVGDAYNLAYPRESFDVVVALDLLEHVTDPEKIIFEISRVLRPGGLFFFHTFNRNPWCYLFTLKGMEWFVKNTPHDLHVYSLFRKPSEVIEWIDNAGMDVQTIRGTTPVIFQRAFWKLLWSGEVAEGFRFRFQKKPLTTYVGYAKKLREQ, via the coding sequence GTGAAAGCCGATAACGAGGTCGTGAATAACGATCTTTACAAGGAGCTTGGAGAACGGTGGTACAAGGCCACCGACGATCCTGTCGCGTTGTTGCGGCATCAGAATGATCTAACCACTCCCTGGATTCTTGCAGAGATTCGTAAATACATCGGCTATCACGCCGAAATCTTAGATGTAGGCTGTGGGGCAGGATTCTTTAGCAATGAAGCAGCCAAAGCGGGTCATACAATTACTGGTATAGACATCGCGCCGGAAGCTTTAAAGGTCGCAGAACTGCATGATGCAACAAAGTCGGTTCGTTATGAAGTCGGTGACGCTTACAACCTCGCTTATCCGCGCGAAAGTTTTGATGTCGTTGTCGCATTAGATCTTCTGGAACACGTGACCGATCCCGAAAAAATAATTTTTGAAATTTCGCGAGTGTTACGTCCCGGAGGCTTGTTCTTCTTTCACACCTTCAATCGCAATCCATGGTGTTATTTATTCACGCTTAAAGGGATGGAGTGGTTCGTAAAGAACACACCTCATGATTTGCACGTGTATTCGCTTTTCAGAAAACCATCAGAAGTGATTGAGTGGATTGATAACGCCGGCATGGACGTGCAAACGATTAGAGGGACAACTCCAGTCATATTTCAGAGAGCCTTTTGGAAATTATTGTGGAGCGGAGAAGTCGCAGAGGGATTTCGTTTTCGCTTTCAAAAGAAACCGCTAACTACATATGTGGGGTACGCGAAGAAGTTGCGCGAGCAGTAA
- a CDS encoding DUF1772 domain-containing protein, with protein MNFKHLMKYVSLLIVGLLAGNSFAFVLGVGSAIEKLSASSYIAFHESMQRSFLSWTPLLCGFLVLILGSLLVALRKEWREFEFFFVLFALLCILDELVMSWNGNFPLNRIINAWRVEGAPSDWSYVRTQWLHFMYWRCALMISSFILLLASVFLTKTDSRLSPNVAAAF; from the coding sequence ATGAATTTTAAACATTTGATGAAGTACGTAAGTCTCCTCATCGTGGGGCTTCTTGCTGGAAACTCATTCGCCTTCGTGCTGGGCGTAGGATCAGCAATCGAGAAGTTGTCGGCGTCTTCGTACATCGCATTTCATGAATCGATGCAAAGGTCTTTCCTTTCATGGACGCCGCTGCTCTGTGGTTTTCTGGTGTTGATCCTGGGATCACTATTAGTCGCTTTACGCAAAGAATGGCGCGAGTTTGAATTCTTCTTCGTACTCTTTGCGCTGTTATGTATTTTGGACGAGCTGGTGATGTCGTGGAATGGAAATTTCCCGTTAAACCGCATCATTAATGCCTGGCGAGTGGAAGGCGCGCCATCGGACTGGTCTTACGTGCGCACGCAGTGGCTGCATTTCATGTACTGGCGGTGCGCGCTGATGATTTCTAGTTTTATTTTGCTTCTGGCTTCAGTCTTTCTTACGAAGACTGATTCTCGGCTTTCGCCAAATGTCGCTGCTGCCTTTTAG